The nucleotide window TTAGGGAAGCAATCTGGGTCTATACATATGGAAGTTAAACTATTCTTGTCTCTTGTGATTTGGACCTCTTTCGGATTTCTATGTTAAGTATAATTAGTTTGTGTTCATTGGATTACTTTAATTCTGACCTTCTTGCCAATTCAGGAAAGTCTGTGCTGGTGATGCTAAATTGGTAACCATTTTTTGTGTGAAGGGCTCATAAGTAAACTTTCGTACTGGTCTAGATAAGTctcttgtttttataaatatttagataagcATACTGTTATTAAATCTGAGGTGTGGGATTATGGCATTTTGAAAGCATTGCTAACCTCTATCTTTGCTAGTTTGTTGGTTCTTCAGTCTTAGATTATTGGGCTGCGTCATAAACATTTTCTAGCTGTAGTATGCTTTTGTCCTTAATGGTTTATGGCCAAATTTGTCAATCTGAGACCAAGCAAGAACATATGAATTTTGTGTGATTGGAGAACAATGTTGAAAATTTAGGATAACATATGGGATTTTTAGATACAAGCTAACAGAAACAACTTAGAATTATAACTGATTCTGAACTGGTTTATAAAAATAGTTGGAAGGCAAATGCGTTTTCTTCAGATCTGTTGTGTCCATTGTTTTATAAATGAAGAACTGTATACAAATTGCAAATCAAACCTCTCTAAATGTAAAATTCTTTTTCCCAGGTCAATATTGCCATAACAATACAATAATCTCCTTTCCATTCCCAAAATTTTCCAAGCTGTACCATTGCAAGAATCTAAGCAAGTGTTTGATGGAGATATAATCATTCATCTTACATACTATTGtatggtttttttatttctatggTGCAGCTgagcaaattttttattatattttctctatcTACAAGCTATTACATTTTCCCTGTATTTTCACTTGTAAGATATAGTGTTTGGTCTTCCTTAGGGATTGGTACAATTTGGAGAAATCTAAACGTGTCAAGGCATTTCGATGTGGTGAATTTGCTGATTGTATTGAAAGGGCTGAAGCCTGCCGGGGCATACCTGCCaggaaaagagagaaatatGCACGTCGTGAAGATGCTATTCTTCATGCACTTGATCTGGAGAAGGAGTTGCTGAGGAAACAAGGAAAATTAGATTCAACTTTGGATCATGTAAGAAGTAAATCATCTGGTTCTTTGAAAAAGAATATAGTTACACCTTCAGGAGCTTCAGATGGTCATGGTGGAAAATCTGGGAAttccaaatcaaatcaaagttcGAAGATAATTGAAACATCTCCCAAGGATGAGGCTACAGACACATCTTTAAATTTGCAAAAAGCCAAAGATGAAAGTCAACCGAGCTTCGAGGATGAGCATTCTGAAGTCACACCTAGGATGAGAGGTTTGCAGGACTTGGGGCTTAGAATTGTGGCACCAAAGCGGAAGCTTTCTTCTCCTGATGCTTCAGATGGTCCAGAGAAACCTACAGTTGACAATAATTTGCAGACCTCTTCTACTGGCGACCCTAGCACAGGAAGAATTAACCTTGCAAATGGTAAAATTCTCTACAGTAAAAAAGGGCATTGTATGAGGGGTTGACTAATGAAAATATTGTTCAAAGTAATCTCTCATTTCTTAGACATGACTCTAATACTGTTTGTACTTATTTTCAGGAGGGGCACAAATGGGAGGTACTTTCCGGTCAAAGAGGAGTAAATGTGCTTACTTGCCATCTGATTCTAATGACACCTTGGATTGTAAAGAAATTACTCCTAGCCAGACTGAGATGTCAACTTTGCCGGTTGAAGATAGTGAATGTGGTCCTCGTATTCATGTTGAAGAAAACTCTTCAGGGTTTGTGGAAGATGATGAATCTCATTCTTCTGAGTCAGAGTCAGAGTCAGAGTCTGAGTCAGAGGCTGATTCATCTGAGACTGAACCTGATATTGATAAAGAGATGACTATACTTTCAGGTTGAGTTTTTCTAATTCTATCTCTTGTCAATAGATATTATTTTCTCCATTACGAAAGTGATTGTCTTCTGTTGTTTAATGTTACAGTCAAAGATAATTTGTTCATTTACTTTCTGGTATTTTCTGttcaacaatttaaattaatatatatttttacagaGCTTATATGAGATCTAGGCATGCCTATTTTGTCTTGACAGTTGCTTTGAGAAATGCTCCACTTGGATGCGTTCCCATGATATATCATGTTCTACTAGTGTCATTTTTGTGTATAATACTTCCAACTAGCACTATTGTTTTTAAGTTAGTGACCGTTTAACCCAGAGCAGTAGTTCTTGGTGGTTTACTTGTGTTTCTTATAGAAAAATTCTCTATCTCTATCACCCCTCACTTTCTTGGTGAAAAAACTTTGGCATTTTCTTTCCTCTCTCATTTCTTCTCATCCAGTAAACCACTTTAGGGTCGTCTTCTAATAGAGAAGTATTCTATCTCTATCACCCCTCACTTTCTTTTTACAAAAATCTTTGGCATTCTCTTTCCCCTTATTTCTCTTACTCCAGTAGTAGCACTTGGATTGCAGGGAGAAATTGTTTAGAGATAAACCACTTTAAAGTTCTCGGAACTTCTTTTGGTTCCATAAATTATGCTTGAGGTGTGTGTTAGTACATATACTTTTTCAAATGCAATATGATTTAAATGTTTGGAAGGTTTTAGAATGAAAATGGGTTACAAGTGCATGACACTTTGGAAGTATCAATTGCCTAACATAAAGACACTTTTATAATTGCTTTTAACTATTTAACAATATTCTTTTTCTCcactttaatatttttgatgTTCCTTAATGGTTTTCTTCGCTTTGGCCTTCGTAAAATTCAATGTTTGGTAATAGTTTTGTAATTGGAATTTGTCTGTATAGTGCTTCACCCTGTGTTTAGGTGTCTGAGAGATATGCTTCAGTGTTGAAGTCttctcaaatttgaatattttctctgTGGCCATTGTGAAACACATTcatttagttttttcttcttgaGGCGGAGTATCTCATGTTCTTTTGTGAAACATATTATGAACCATGTTTCTGCTTGAAGATTTTAATCTGTTGCATGGATAAGTTTTACTTGGCTTATTATGCATACGGTAGTTAGCATTGTGCTTTTAAGATTCCAATAACTGCCTGGACGCTAGCAAGTCATCCCAATTTTAGTATACAATCTCTGTGAGAAAACCTATTTTACTTTAGGTACTTTAACAAAGGTCTTGGAATCTGATCAATTCAGTCTACTTATGTTGTCTGATTGCTCATGCCTTCTGGGTTTGGTGACCAAGTTTTGCTCATTTGCTCCAATTTCTTGACAATTCAGGTGCTGCTGAACCTCGGAAAGTTGAATATAGATCTCCAACTCTAGGAGAACAGGAACATGCAAGTGTGAGCAGTGAAGAGCATGATCACTCAGCACTATCTGGTGATATATCTCACGTCCATCCTCAAAATCCTTTTTCTGCTAATGAAGCAGTTTCTAAGTGGCAGTTGAAAGGCAAAAGAAATATCCGCAATATTACTAAAAGTTTGGCAGAGGCAGCTGACAGAAGAGATTTTAATGGATCCGCTTGCAGAACTTATCGGGAAGAAAAGATTGCTGCTTTCACCCCCAGAGCATTGGGGGGAAGTATGAATTTCCGGAGAAAGGATTATTTCAGTGACCCCCTTGATGAGGTGGATTTTGATGATAGGGATTTCTTTTCCCCTATGGTGGGGTTGGATGGAGGATATGGAAATTTGCCCAGGGCTGCATCAAGAGGTCAAAATAATTTCAGCCGTAATATCCTTGATTGGGATGACATGGCATGGGAAGATCAGCCCACCTTCAGAGGACACTGTGGGCGCCATGTGGAGCATTTTAGTCCGAGATTTTTTGGCCGTTACGGTTTTGTTGGCAGGCCACGAACTATGTTGGTTGATGTAGATCTGAAGGTCCAAGCAAGCTATCCAAAAGAGCGTGTTCCGTTAGTTTCTCTGTTGAGCAAATTAAATGGGAAGGCAATAATTGGGCACGCACTCCAAATTGACAAACTAGAAGATGGTTCATCTGATTGTCTTATTCCTGCAAATGAATATTATGGCAGCGAAGCAATTGATCATGATAGAACACTTTCACCAGCTTGGAGGACTGCAAGGAGGACTAATCTTCGGGTCCCACGATCTCACTTATCATCATCACCCAATGGTGACATGGCTGCTGAAACCCATTctttttttgatgatgacagAAGAGTGttcaagaaacaaaatataGGAAATTTTAATCATAAGGAAAGTTTGGTTAAGAAGAGCCAGTCACACAGTCCCCAGTCTGCCATGGATAAAAAGTTTCCTAAAAAGCAGCCAAAGAAAGTTAGCTTATCCGCTAGCCAAAAAACAAGAACTTTGTCATCAATTGCTATTGACCAGAGTCTCAGTTCTAGGACCTTATTTGATACGAAAATTAGTCAAATGAATGGATTGCTCAAACCGGCGTCATCTGGGCCGACAACAGTAGCTTGCATACCAGTGAAATTAGTATTCAGTAGGTTACTCGAGAAGATCAATAGGCCACCGTCAAGAGTATCTAGTAAAGCGGTTCAGTCAACTAGTGGTGCAGAAAGGAATCCATCATAGATTACATGTACATTATTATATGGGAAAACACTAATACATCCTGTGCAACATTTCTTGCTGATTTCCTCTTTCTGACAAAGGCAAGCTGTATACATTGTTGGCAACACGGTGTGTAGATTCGTCATGAATAATCAGATAAAGCAGGTAATTTGGAAGAAACTACTATATATACTGAATATGTTGGATGATGAGGTTGTTTAGACTTTATCATTAGTAGCAAAAATTCGTTGGTTGGAAGAAGAAAAGTAGCTTTATCTAGGCAGGAACAGAATAATTAGAAATTATAGTGGTTAAAATTAGATAGTTCTGAAACCATATAGAtgattgtatatttatttttcataacaagcctatttatttttcaaacttctttttctcttttttattaattagctTAGATATAAAGCAGCTTGTGAAGTGACTCTCTGCTACCACTTAACATTGTGAGACAGATTCTTACTATCTTGAATGCCATGAGATCTAAATAGCAGAAACCTGAAATGTTTATGATTCAGTGTTAAGTTGATATCTAGTTATTGTTGCTTATGTAAATCCCATTTGTATCATATCATTTTGTCTCAGAAAGTTTGTTGTTCTCAAGGCATCGTTCTCGATGAGTAATATTAACTTCATGAGTGAAATCCtgaaatttcaccatttcattaacaataaaactatttttactaACAATGAGTACTCATTTATTTACTAACAATGAGTACtgatttatgtattaataataatgtattactatgtgatttgataattttaatttaggaaTGAGTAACATTtcttttgatataaattgaatGAAGTTGATTGTCATGGAGTTTGTCACTAATGGAGGTTAGGCCATGCAATTAATCTTCCACTTCAAAAGGTTGATATCTAGCTATCTAATTAACATACAAGAATTAAGATTGAATTCAATCTAAACGGAtctaacttgaatttgagttcgGATTAAGTAAATCCAGTTTAAGTAAATGATCTAGTTCctttattttaaatgagttagagttaaatttagttttgtatagattgaatataaaattaaattaatttttaatcaagaTGGAGTTTCAACTCTTTGATCTTAAGTTGACTTGTTTTAACTTCAACTCtagttcaaattaaatcttgCTTGGGTTTGGTGTGGATTAGATGAGGTTATTTCGATCATCCTATAAgttaagaaattttgaaaggtATGATCTGTGATCGAAAGGGAGTTGAACACTAGAGGCCCCTTGGTTAAAACCGAAAAAGGGGTTGACCATAGGGCGAATGAGCCGAATATTATTTGAcatgagtttgactcaattgaGTTCATGTAAGGTTTGAGCTCCAGTCAGCTACTTAACTTAACTACTGGGACTTGACCATAGAAATTTTGAAAGGTATGATCCGTGATCGAAAGGGAGTTGAACACTAGAGGCCCCTTGGTTAAAACCAAAAAAGAGGTTGACCATAGGGCGAATGAGCCGAATATTATTTGACATGAGTTTGCCTcgattgagtttatataaggTTTGAGCTCCAGTCAGCTACTTAACTTAACTACTGGGACTTGACCATAACACTATTAAGAGATGttgcatttttatttaatttccaaaCAAACACATCGCACAGTCTGCCTTTATCCATACCAAACACGGTAATTTCTCACCACACTTATCCTCACGACAAAATAAAGTGAAATCACACTAGTAGGCTAGCAGAAAGTGGATGAAAGTGTAGATTAGGCCTTTAAGATGCTTTCCATGAAGATAGCGGTGGAGTTTCGGAGTCCTTGTAGGTGGTGACGTCGCTGGTATATCTATCGCCCTTTACAGCATCTGCTGAAGCAATGGATTCAAGTTCAGTCATTTCTTCTGGAGTTAGTTTCACAGACAACGCTTTGATATTTTCGTTGAAGTTTTCAATCTTGGTGGTTCCAGGAATCGGACATACATCATCTCCTTGGTGATGAACCCAGGCAAGCGCAAGCTGTGATGTGGTGCATCCTTTCTTTGCCGCCATTTCATTAACACAGTCGAATAACTTTTTGTTATGATCCAGATTTTCAGGTTGCAACCTGGGCAAATGCTGCAAAAGTTGAAATATAATGTTTGCACTGCACAAAGTGAGGTCATGCTACAACATTTGTTGAATACAATACAAACACTAAAAGCTGTATTATTGTCTACAAACCCGTCTAAAATCATCTTTCGAAATGTTTTCAAACAACTTAGCCCCTGATGAAAAGAATCCTCGTCCGAGAGGACTGTATGCAACAATCCCAATGCCAAGTTCCCTAAAAAATCCGTAGGATTGCATTAGAaatcatttgtttttttattttttatatattacattGTCTCACTAAAGTCTTACCTGCAAGTAGGAACTATCTCTTCCTCCACATCTCGCGACCATAAGGACCATTCCAACTGCACAGCTGTTATTGGATGAACAGCATGAGCTCGTCTAATTGTTGAAGCAGATGCTTCAGATAGACCTATATACTTTATTTTGCCCTCTTCAACAAGTTTTTTGAGTtccccaatctttgaacatgcAGAAGAAAGAGTGTATAAGCTTGCTGTTTTAGCTGATGTGAGCCATACAAGGAACAAAgcaaaatttatgtaaaatgcAGCGTATTGCAATGCAGGGAACTCAAACTGTTGGTGTAAACAAACAACagtttcataaaaaattcagCCTAATTCAACCATTGATGCTCACAGTCCGACAAAAATTACACTCTGATTACAGATGCTACCAGTAACGACCCTGAGCCCCTCTTGAATCGAGGAGTGAAAACCTAAACAACATAAACATCTCCGTTGTCTTACccaaaaacagatataaaaggTATTGTTTGCTGCAGACCAGATCTCTACCGTATTGACACTAGCCTAAAAAGAGTACTAGTATTCTCCTGTACACACAACACGGATGCGTGCCATATAACAATCTAAACACGAATTTCAGAGTAATAACACTAATCAAAAAGCAGAAGAAAGGTCTTGCAAGGAGCAAACCGTGACTTCAATGGGAACTTTACTGTCAATCCTATGTTGGTAGTAAAGATCAATACAATCAACATCTAGCCGCTTCAAGCTGGCCTCACAGGCAGCCCTCACATAAGCTGGATCGCCGCGTATTTCCCTCTTGCCATCTGCAAAGTTGATACCAAATTTAGTGGCCAATTCAACTCTCTCTCATCCCTTCCTTCAAAGCCTGCCCAAATTCACATCAAATGACATAACAGTTAAGTTTT belongs to Mangifera indica cultivar Alphonso chromosome 2, CATAS_Mindica_2.1, whole genome shotgun sequence and includes:
- the LOC123208312 gene encoding uncharacterized protein At1g51745-like, giving the protein MMGSSGGSGGEGGSGGECGVGSIVWVRRRNGSWWPGKILGPEELNATHLTSPRSGTPVKLLGRDDASVDWYNLEKSKRVKAFRCGEFADCIERAEACRGIPARKREKYARREDAILHALDLEKELLRKQGKLDSTLDHVRSKSSGSLKKNIVTPSGASDGHGGKSGNSKSNQSSKIIETSPKDEATDTSLNLQKAKDESQPSFEDEHSEVTPRMRGLQDLGLRIVAPKRKLSSPDASDGPEKPTVDNNLQTSSTGDPSTGRINLANGGAQMGGTFRSKRSKCAYLPSDSNDTLDCKEITPSQTEMSTLPVEDSECGPRIHVEENSSGFVEDDESHSSESESESESESEADSSETEPDIDKEMTILSGAAEPRKVEYRSPTLGEQEHASVSSEEHDHSALSGDISHVHPQNPFSANEAVSKWQLKGKRNIRNITKSLAEAADRRDFNGSACRTYREEKIAAFTPRALGGSMNFRRKDYFSDPLDEVDFDDRDFFSPMVGLDGGYGNLPRAASRGQNNFSRNILDWDDMAWEDQPTFRGHCGRHVEHFSPRFFGRYGFVGRPRTMLVDVDLKVQASYPKERVPLVSLLSKLNGKAIIGHALQIDKLEDGSSDCLIPANEYYGSEAIDHDRTLSPAWRTARRTNLRVPRSHLSSSPNGDMAAETHSFFDDDRRVFKKQNIGNFNHKESLVKKSQSHSPQSAMDKKFPKKQPKKVSLSASQKTRTLSSIAIDQSLSSRTLFDTKISQMNGLLKPASSGPTTVACIPVKLVFSRLLEKINRPPSRVSSKAVQSTSGAERNPS
- the LOC123208318 gene encoding LOW QUALITY PROTEIN: probable aldo-keto reductase 2 (The sequence of the model RefSeq protein was modified relative to this genomic sequence to represent the inferred CDS: inserted 2 bases in 1 codon); this encodes MATLKRIKLGSQGLEVSAQGLGCMGMSAFYGPPKPEPEMIALLHHAINSGITFLDTSDVYGPHTNEILLGKALKEGMREXVELATKFGINFADGKREIRGDPAYVRAACEASLKRLDVDCIDLYYQHRIDSKVPIEVTIGELKKLVEEGKIKYIGLSEASASTIRRAHAVHPITAVQLEWSLWSRDVEEEIVPTCRELGIGIVAYSPLGRGFFSSGAKLFENISKDDFRRHLPRLQPENLDHNKKLFDCVNEMAAKKGCTTSQLALAWVHHQGDDVCPIPGTTKIENFNENIKALSVKLTPEEMTELESIASADAVKGDRYTSDVTTYKDSETPPLSSWKAS